The Drosophila biarmipes strain raj3 chromosome 2L, RU_DBia_V1.1, whole genome shotgun sequence genome has a window encoding:
- the LOC108032769 gene encoding uncharacterized protein LOC108032769 isoform X2: MDTVHSSKIPIRAKGIELLEELPSDEGDLEGYDLFMGIWELSASLGNFNHNVEETVRFISQNNTTSNDSFELVLLNDFRMKFEQLQKGADSEEKTLHETRGDLFMRLYKDLVDIEPEPLRCEYLNLCYELFDSVHPKLGDRKKSYAHRVELIDRLYAQVQNILHRLNGTSDVEGRCSDSLNSICLGSKTSQNTDSVIKKVSYPAKAVVSEESVEKTKLGSSRLEGYILIENWPITIMCFSKGIRIQSEVFQIVSRKIIPEPADIVIEQYTSGKALETYTFNASEEIPLPDLSSLSGADYNAYDESVSINCEANINLQNFISSPKDNLTSQCFDKEAISENKEVKDVLSQNFPKNDSSSSNILVKDVISDGLKSKDICRLIIEKAASPSPEDMETFIAKQDYFDKDAISKDEMESKDVCSLIIDEAELPNAVKNTTFGSHCSLKKMTNFYKYYKNKLDSITDSTIELCEDIDDNGAALRSEDVGFTDGSLNQLRKSVSDIKLNVLKEVDRSLQLTLQNGISGYSSRKPSMENVEHASTNFGKNSTFTEELRLQRPRKISSKLIEGHQKKKDRKFLSSRLSPTKKNNCCFHETSERKHSAECRKSKERNSKEVVIGDRKKTVVSNCYEIKDPESDSCMLYSDIREECFMVMEDWFFKPEEMSYEFIAEEDDQEILSQKSSKIAKIDKSMTEFSNKSSCREDCINNPEDFKSSSHNLYIDIYDKCHLLKNDDGRSIPLEKSLEKFCEFSAEGDSQEKLPVKSIKSPKDLISFSPNLRIDISAECCDLIGYNLTSQISVEAGGQKKPSTKSSQITKMNSNLTKFSNKDFRTETCIKNTNCKTEACINNPSDLKPPSQNLLIDISDECYLVDNDLSINLAPEKSNAFNSEQDDPILKKNFQADSYVKQPTFNEEDWSLTQLPGKNYACKGRFKDDLKTSSNMIGTDMSLEYLDLNFKIDQNEFLDEKDNQEMLSPILSKIKKTVSDVKLNVLREVDKSISELTLKSVSGLLRRKQNRENCKNGLKSENFNETSSNLSLPENSNMIFDLAEECDFAKNLRREVHTSLSDSTVRSTSDASPKDRCVAEFQNVSLNSEFSLKFEEKNSIIDLCNKCDIKVNYSNTLDKYIAEGLSIQKRNPSEMAKNNGSGDVFSVKSEIQNCEEIYFKWQHQRHIIAAPRAIIKIFKSNSAYECSPEDPNAPDFYEQLDQFFEITGDKKCCPSSDIDVSLIESRMKQILKHARKSVPKRISYSDWVALVGQLNLRQLLTGEERNAYESLRWHFRDTGDEDISAKSRFTDALHGMMGYGSPHLKVSSVTGRLQLRSPQHQDSLSESYLLLSIGHLGYFYRELEEHLKILGQREETAAALRKCLQSYLLDFKLFYKKQKKNPCSLISLYRKTRHHQLHFQWLISVLQNIQNEKSIIVSLYEQSCRRCGYQKSLLLTWLKVASQPMITKLQQWLLTGRLNSLDGDEFLIERDSTSNTSDFWQKRFRITDYFSGFFDPQLDELIISVGKTMVYAQKYLGFEVETCMKSKELREILLQKFDQCYHYADQEPLHTFLRNLHLEVSGKVLRYLRKTEYNPKYLFNQLYKYIMLADLKFIRDFISKFDEFLERPESSFDIQLLNEMKDKILRKPIQDIYIDRAISEGTRCWSCLVLRWSFPKYWLALLGQDAELYEPIFIAIWRFHYVDYVLLERILQQQAHLGSRYDIKDFEGLEETRCSFAKLINNCLELMKVLRHYFFKDLLEPAFDRLLLACNKANTLEDILLANRTYLKFIKRGCLQTKSLRKSKEYLERLYNLVLNLNNKLKKFLKSCETSKQYVLNIRLHNSHSLASSSYRDRMRTFSLTCKNYSYVINDLRDQFISGMISFLLSLHLANEESLRLLALSLDPKGYYKRKDKRLSQVQLFEYMRKTRNSS, translated from the exons atggatACAGTACACTCTTCGAAAATTCCAATAAGAGCGAAAGGGATTGAACTGCTTGAAGAACTTCCTTCCGATGAAGGCGATCTTGAAGGCTATGATTTATTTATGGGCATCTGGGAATTGAGCGCTAGCCTTGGTAACTTCAACCACAATGTGGAGGAAACGGTGAGATTTATAAGCCAAAATAATACGACTTCAAACGACTCATTTGAGCTGGTCCTGCTCAATGATTTCCGGATGAAATTCGAACAATTGCAAAAGGGAGCGGATTCTGAGGAGAAGACTCTGCACGAGACTCGCGGCGATCTCTTTATGCGTCTCTATAAGGATCTGGTGGACATAGAACCGGAACCTTTAAGATGCGAGTACCTAAATCTTTGCTATGAACTTTTTGATTCTGTACACCCAAAACTTGGGGATCGTAAAAAGTCTTATGCCCATCGCGTAGAACTCATTGATCGTTTGTACGCTCAGGTTCAAAACATATTGCATCGTCTTAATGGAACTTCAGATGTCGAAGGAAGATGCTCTGATTCCCTTAATAGCATCTGTCTGGGATCGAAGACTTCCCAAAATACAGACTCGGTAATTAAAAAGGTTAGTTATCCAGCAAAAGCAGTGGTGTCTGAGGAAAGCGtagaaaaaacaaagttaGGCTCTAGTAGactagaaggttatatattgatTGAGAATTGGCCGATAACAATTATGTGCTTTTCAAAAGGAATCAGAATTCAAAGCGAAGTCTTTCAGATCGTTAGCCGAAAAATAATTCCTGAACCGGCAGATATAGTGATAGAACAATATACTTCTGGTAAAGCCCTAGAAACATATACTTTTAATGCTTCTGAGGAAATTCCTCTGCCTGACTTAAGTAGTCTAAGTGGGGCAGATTATAATGCCTATGATGAATCTGTATCCATCAATTGTGAAGCCAatattaatttacaaaattttattagTTCTCCCAAAGACAATTTGACTAGCCAATGCTTTGACAAGGAAGCTATCTCAGAAAATAAGGAAGTTAAGGATGTTTTATCTCAAAATTTTCCTAAGAACGATTCCTCTTCTTCGAACATTCTTGTTAAAGATGTAATTTCAGATGGACTTAAAAGCAAAGATATTTGTAGGTTAATCATTGAGAAAGCCGCTTCTCCAAGTCCTGAAGACATGGAAACATTTATTGCCAAACAGGATTATTTTGATAAGGATGCCATTTCGAAGG ATGAAATGGAGAGCAAAGATGTTTGTTCTTTGATCATTGACGAAGCTGAATTACCAAATGCTGTTAAAAACACCACCTTTGGTTCTCATTGTAGCCTAAAAAAGATGACAAATTTCTACaaatactataaaaataaacttgatTCAATAACTGACTCGACAATTGAGTTATGTGAAGATATTGATGACAATGGCGCTGCGCTCAGATCAGAAGATGTGGGTTTTACAGATGGGAGTTTGAATCAACTGAGGAAATCTGTGAGTGATATAAAGCTAAACGTTTTGAAAGAAGTAGATCGGTCTCTGCAGTTGACGTTGCAAAATGGTATTTCTGGGTATTCGTCGAGAAAACCGTCAATGGAAAATGTTGAACATGCTTCGACaaattttgggaaaaattCAACATTTACTGAAGAGCTTCGTTTACAAAGACCTAGAAAAATATCGTCGAAATTGATAGAGGGACACCAAAAGAAAAAGGATCGAAAATTTCTCTCATCTAGATTGAGTcccaccaaaaaaaataattgttgctTTCACGAGACGTCTGAAAGAAAACATTCCGCTGAATGTCGTAAAAGTAAGGAGAGAAATAGTAAAGAAGTAGTTATAGGAGATCGCAAAAAAACTGTTGTGTCCAACTGTTATGAAATTAAAGATCCAGAGTCAGATTCCTGTATGTTATACAGTGATATCCGAGAAGAATGTTTTATGGTAATGGAAGATTGGTTTTTTAAGCCAGAAGAAATGTCCTATGAATTTATCGCTGAAGAGGACGATCAGGAAATACTGTCACAAAAATCCAGTAAAATTGCTAAAATAGATAAGTCAATGACTGAGTTCTCAAATAAAAGTAGTTGCCGTGAAGATTGTATCAACAATCCTGAAGATTTTAAGTCTTCTTCACATAACTTATACATTGATATCTATGACAAATGTCATTTGCTAAAAAATGATGATGGCCGAAGCATTCCATTAGAAAAATCATTAGAAAAATTCTGTGAATTTTCCGCTGAAGGAGACAGTCAAGAAAAGCTACCagtaaaatcaattaaatctcCGAAAGATTTAATATCTTTTTCGCCGAATTTACGCATTGATatctctgctgaatgctgtGATCTTATTGGTTATAATTTAACATCACAAATATCCGTTGAGGCTGGCGGTCAAAAAAAGCCTTCAACAAAATCAAGTCAAATTACTAAAATGAATTCgaatttgacaaaattttcaaataaagaTTTTCGCACTGAAACctgtattaaaaatacaaattgtaaaactgAAGCCTGTATTAATAACCCGAGTGATTTGAAACCTCCTTCGCAGAATTTGCTCATTGATATCTCTGATGAATGCTATTTAGTTGATAATGATTTGAGTATTAACTTAGCTCCCGAAAAATCAAATGCCTTTAACTCTGAACAGGATGACcctatattgaaaaaaaatttccaagCCGATAGTTACGTTAAACAACCCACTTTCAATGAAGAAGATTGGTCTTTGACCCAGCTTCCTGGAAAAAATTATGCATGTAAAGGTAGATTTAAAGATGATTTAAAAACATCTTCAAATATGATAGGCACTGACATGTCTTTGGAATActtagatttaaattttaagatagatcaaaatgaatttttagaTGAGAAGGACAATCAGGAAATGCTTTCACCaatattaagtaaaattaagaaaacagTAAGTGACGTCAAACTCAACGTTTTAAGGGAAGTGGATAAATCCATATCAGAATTGACATTAAAAAGTGTCTCTGGCCTTTTACGCAGGAAACAAAACcgagaaaattgtaaaaacgGGTTGAAAAGTGAGAACTTTAATGAAACCAGCAGTAATTTATCATTACCCGAGAACAGTAATATGATCTTTGATTTAGCAGAGGAATGTGACTTTGCAAAAAACCTGAGAAGAGAAGTGCATACATCTTTATCAGATTCAACCGTAAGAAGTACTTCTGACGCCTCACCCAAAGACCGCTGCGTTGCAGAATTTCAGAATGTGTCACTAAATTCCGAATTTAGTTTGAAGTTTGAAGAAAAAAATTCCATCATTGATTTATGTAATAAATGCGATATCAAGGTAAACTATTCAAATACTTTGGATAAATACATTGCTGAAGGCTTAAGTATACAGAAAAGAAATCCCAGTGAGATGGCTAAGAACAATGGTTCAGGGGATGTGTTTTCTGTAAAAAGTGAGATACAAAATTGcgaagaaatttattttaaatggcaGCATCAACGGCACATTATTGCCGCTCCTCGTGCCATTATAAAAATCTTCAAATCGAACTCGGCTTATGAGTGTTCCCCTGAAGATCCAAATGCCCCCGACTTCTATGAACAATTGGATCAATTTTTTGAGATAACGGGGGATAAGAAATGTTGCCCTTCATCGGATATAGATGTATCTTTGATTGAATCGCGGATGAAACAGATTCTTAAACACGCCAGGAAGTCAGTTCCCAAGAGAATAAGCTACTCCGACTGGGTGGCTTTGGTGGGCCAACTCAATTTAAGGCAGTTGCTAACGGGTGAGGAGAGAAACGCCTACGAGTCCTTGCGATGGCATTTTAGGGATACGGGTGATGAGGATATATCCGCAAAGTCCCGTTTTACCGATGCACTCCATGGGATGATGGGATACGGATCACCTCATTTGAAGGTGTCAAGTGTAACTGGTAGGCTGCAACTGCGTTCGCCACAGCATCAGGATAGCCTCAGTGAGTCCTATTTGTTGCTTTCCATTGGCCACCTGGGATACTTCTATCGAGAGTTAGAAGAGCACCTGAAGATACTTGGCCAACGGGAAgaaactgctgctgctctccGAAAATGTCTGCAAAGTTACCTCTTGGATTTCAAACTATTCTATaagaaacagaaaaagaaTCCCTGCAGTCTGATAAGTTTATATCGAAAAACTCGACACCACCAGTTGCACTTTCAGTGGCTTATATCTGTTCTGCAAAACATTCAGAACGAAAAGTCTATTATAGTTTCGCTGTATGAGCAGTCATGCCGAAGATGCGGTTATCAAAAAAGTTTATTGCTAACGTGGCTTAAAGTGGCTAGCCAACCTATGATTACTAAACTTCAACAATGGCTACTTACTGGTCGCCTAAATTCTTTGGATGGCGATGAGTTTCTCATAGAACGAGATTCAACATCGAATACTAGTGATTTTTGGCAGAAACGCTTCCGAATTACAGATTATTTTTCTGGATTTTTTGACCCTCAGCTCGATGAGCTTATAATTAGCGTTGGAAAAACTATGGTATACGCACAGAAGTACTTGGGATTCGAGGTGGAAACTTGTATGAAAAGCAAAGAACTACGAGAAATATTGCTACAGAAATTTGATCAATGCTATCATTATGCCGACCAGGAACCACTCCATACTTTTCTTAGAAATCTACACTTGGAGGTTTCGGGCAAGGTGCTAAGATATCTCCGGAAAACCGAGTACAATCCGAAGTACCTCTTTAATCAGCTGTACAAGTACATCATGCTAGCGGATCTGAAGTTCATCAGAGATTTTATAAGCAAGTTCGACGAGTTTCTTGAAAGACCGGAGAGTTCCTTTGATATTCAGCTTTTAAACGAAATGAAAGATAAAATATTACGCAAGCCGATTCAGGATATCTATATAGATAGGGCCATTAGCGAAGGCACCAGGTGTTGGTCATGTCTTGTCCTTCGCTGGAGCTTTCCGAAATACTGGCTTGCTCTTCTCGGCCAGGATGCTGAGTTGTATGAACCGATCTTTATCGCCATCTGGAGATTCCATTACGTCGACTATGTGCTCTTGGAAAGGATACTTCAGCAACAGGCGCACCTTGGCAGTCGCTACGATATCAAAGATTTCGAGGGCCTGGAGGAAACACGCTGTTCTTTTGCAAAGCTGATCAACAATTGTCTGGAGCTAATGAAAGTTTTACGGCATTATTTTTTCAAGGATTTATTGGAGCCAGCTTTTGACAGACTTCTGTTGGCTTGCAACAAGGCTAACACTCTCGAAGATATACTACTCGCTAATAGGACATACCTGAAGTTCATCAAACGCGGTTGCCTGCAAACGAAAAGTCTTCGGAAGTCCAAAGAGTATTTAGAGCGACTTTATAACTTAGTCCTTAATCTGAATAACAAGCTGAAAAAGTTCCTGAAATCCTGTGAAACTTCGAAACAGTATGTGCTAAATATTCGCCTGCATAATTCACACAGTTTGGCTTCCAGTTCTTATAGAGATCGCATGCGGACCTTCAGTTTGACCTGCAAAAACTACTCGTATGTCATTAACGATTTAAGGGATCAATTTATTTCGGGCATGATAAGCTTTTTACTGAGTCTGCATTTGGCAAATGAAGAGTCATTAAGGTTGCTTGCTTTAAGCTTGGATCCCAAAGGCTATTATAAGAGAAAGGACAAGAGATTGAGTCAGGTGCAATTGTTCGAGTACATGAGGAAGACCAGAAATAGTAGCTGA